A window of the Melospiza melodia melodia isolate bMelMel2 chromosome 25, bMelMel2.pri, whole genome shotgun sequence genome harbors these coding sequences:
- the NTRK1 gene encoding high affinity nerve growth factor receptor, producing the protein MPPLPAWLCLAALLLPLSPAAPGAAGACPRPCRCPGAGILLCREPDTVSSLAPLLGSGGFTDVVIENQPALRSLSRADTRTLRDLRNLTISRSGLQHISADAFLDTPKLSHVNLSSNALQSLSWKTFWHLPLQELIVVGNPFNCSCGLRWLQLWHNSSRAELGNQSLLCWEGSVPVVLGSQAFRACDPPSVHIEPPEVALSQGDSVNLTCHISASPAATAEWVVTEVGPELLAVTKLSDWEIVLEISNVSSHLNRKELLCRAENAAGLAEDSVVLNVTFPPVILLLDTAIPRHFWCIPFSVDGNPVPDIRWLFNSSALKEGPYIHTLIMEYEHNSTVLHGCLQLNRPTHVNNGNYTLVVENALGWASRSVQVRFMDNPFSFSPEEPIPVSLSPRGTRNSSLEGPVETTDEHTFGVSVAVALAVFACLSLSVMLILLNKCGRRSKFGINRSAVLAREDDLAMSLHFMNLGSSPLSSAESKLEGLKSNFIENPQYFCNACVHHVQRRDIVLKWELGEGAFGKVFLAECYNLLPEQEKMLVAVKALKEVTESARLDFQREAELLTVLQHEHIVKFYGVCTEGEPLIMVFEYMKHGDLNRFLRSHGPDAKILEQGPGQPRGPLALGHMLHIATQIASGMVYLASLHFVHRDLATRNCLVGHELVVKIGDFGMSRDIYSTDYYRVGGRTMLPIRWMPPESILYRKFTTESDIWSFGVVLWEIFTYGKQPWYQLSNTEAIECITQGRQLERPRTCPSEVYGIMQSCWHREPQQRQPIKEIHSRLQALVKTPPVYLDILG; encoded by the exons CGTCATTGAGAACCAGCCGGCGCTCAGGAGCCTGAGCCGAGCTGACACCAGGACCCTGCGGGACCTCAGGAACCT CACCATCTCCAGGTCGGGGCTGCAGCACATCTCCGCCGACGCCTTCCTGGACACCCCCAAGCTGAGCCACGT GAATCTCTCCTCCAATGCTCTGCAAAGCCTTTCCTGGAAAACCTTCTGGCATCtgcccctgcaggagct CATCGTGGTGGGAAATCCCTTCAACTGCTCCTGTGGGCTCcgctggctgcagctgtggcacaACAGCAGCCGGGCCGAGCTGGGCAaccagtccctgctctgctgggagggcAGCGTGCCcgtggtcctgggcagccaggcttTCCGCGCCTGTG acCCCCCGAGCGTCCACATCGAGCCCCCCGAGGTGGCGCTGAGCCAAGGGGACAGCGTCAACCTCACCTGCCACATCAGTGCCAGCCCAGCGGCCACCGCAGAGTGGGTGGTGACCGAGGTGGGACCCGAGCTGCTCGCTGTCACCAAG CTCTCGGACTGGGAGATCGTCCTGGAGATCAGCAACGTCTCCTCTCACCTCAACCGCAAGGAGCTGCTGTGCCGGGCAGAGAACGCGGCGGGGCTGGCGGAGGACAGCGTGGTGCTGAACGTCACCT TTCCCCCCGTGATCCTGCTGCTGGACACCGCCATCCCCCGGCATTTCTGGTGCATCCCCTTCTCCGTGGATGGCAACCCCGTCCCCGACATCCGCTGGCTCTTCAACAGCAGCGCCCTGAAGGAAGGGCCCTACATCCACACCCTCATCATGGAGTACGAGCACAACTCCACCGTGCTCCACGGCTGCCTCCAGCTCAACCGTCCCACGCACGTCAACAACGGCAACTACACCCTGGTGGTGGAGAACGCCCTGGGCTGGGCCTCCCGCAGCGTCCAGGTGCGCTTCATGGACAACCCCTTCAGCTTCAGCCCCGAGGAGCCCATCCCGG tgtctctgtccccacgGG GCACCAGGAACAGCTCGCTGGAGGGGCCTGTGGAGACAACAGATGAGCACACGTTTGGG GTCTCGGTGGCCGTGGCCCTGGCCGTGTTCGCCTGCCTCTCCCTCTCTGTCATGCTCATCCTGCTCAACAAGTGCGGGCGCCGCTCCAAGTTCGGCATTAACC GCTCGGCCGTGCTGGCCCGAGAGGATGACCTGGCCATGTCCCTGCACTTCATGAACCTGGGCAGCAGCCCCCTCTCGTCGGCTGAGAGCAAGCTGGAGGGGCTCAAGAGCAACTTCATCGAGAACCCCCAGTATTTCTGCAACGCCT GCGTGCACCACGTACAGAGGAGGGACATCGTGCTCAAGTGGGAGCTGGGCGAGGGCGCCTTCGGGAAGGTTTTCTTGGCCGAGTGCTACAACCTCCTCCCGGAGCAGGAGAAGATGCTGGTGGCCGTCAAG GCGCTGAAGGAGGTGACGGAGAGCGCCCGCCTGGATTTCCAGCGCGAGGCCGAGCTGCTGACGGTGCTGCAGCACGAGCACATCGTCAAGTTCTACGGCGTGTGCACCGAGGGCGAGCCCCTCATCATGGTCTTCGAGTACATGAAGCACGGCGACCTCAACCGCTTCCTCAG ATCCCACGGCCCCGATGCCAAGATCCTGGAGCAGGGCCCGGGGCAGCCGCGGGGCCCGCTGGCGCTGGGGCACATGCTGCACATCGCCACGCAGATCGCCTCGGGCATGGTGTACCTGGCCTCCCTCCACTTCGTGCACCGCGACCTGGCCACCCGCAACTGCCTGGTGGGCCACGAGCTGGTGGTGAAAATCGGGGATTTCGGCATGTCCCGGGACATCTACAGCACCGACTATTACCGG gtgggGGGCAGGACCATGCTGCCCATCCGCTGGATGCCTCCCGAGAGCATCCTGTACCGCAAATTCACCACCGAGAGCGACATCTGGAGCTTCGGCGTGGTGCTCTGGGAGATCTTCACCTACGGCAAGCAGCCCTGGTACCAGCTGTCCAACACTGAG GCCATCGAGTGCATCACGCAGGGCCGGCAGCTGGAGCGGCCCCGCACGTGCCCCTCCGAGGTCTATGGCATcatgcagagctgctggcaccgcgagccccagcagcgccagccCATCAAGGAGATCCACAGCCGCCTCCAGGCCCTCGTCAAGACGCCCCCCGTGTACCTGGACATCCTGGGCTGA
- the PEAR1 gene encoding LOW QUALITY PROTEIN: platelet endothelial aggregation receptor 1 (The sequence of the model RefSeq protein was modified relative to this genomic sequence to represent the inferred CDS: inserted 5 bases in 5 codons), translating to MPLRAAVLALHAALLAALRPGDPNVCSYWESFTAPVKESYTKPHVVPSSQPCPGGLGLPLPCPQQRVLYRTEYRLAVRTDYRRRYHCCQGYYESRDSCVPHCSQECVHGRCVAPELCQCEPGWRGPSCSSECDEHSWGPDCARRCPCHHGAPCDPLTGLCSCPPGFTGPLCSQPCPPGTYGQSCQLSCPCHHQAPCNASTGACLCPPGLSGPLCEVPCPEGMSCATSCPCQNGGICHPSSSSTCVCPHGWMGEICSVPCPPGRFGPGCQGRCGCHNGGHCDPLGGQCQCSPGYTGEQCQERCPAGRYGQDCRESCDCANGGQCFHVDGGCLCEAGFQGSRCEERHCQPGLYGLHCESRCLCHPQHSLSCHPMLGECLCLPGWAGLYCNESCPPGSFGAGCLHSCLCLHGGVCDGTTGHCHCPPGYTDEHCSSLCPPNTFGVNCSGLCSCQHSLACSPLDGSCFCKEGWHGPDCSLPCPAGTWGPGCNRSCDCAHGAPCDPQSGTCHCPPGWQGPQCLQPCPNGTFGAGCGQRCVCAHADGCDPETGECHCQPGWTGQQCKQGCPQGSWGRGCLMSCSCRNGASCSPQDGPCTCTPGFRGPSCQRPCPAGRYGKRCSLSCSCANGSWCHPTNGSCLCSPGWRGPRCAQPCPPGTFGLQCEQLCHCXHNATCDPTNGTCPCAPGTTGPHCEAGHPDVPYTMEPAPPAASSPLGMVLSLVALVVLLVAVVVTALCYHHWHKDKERRHLAVAYRAGQTDTSDYMVPDVPPSHHAHYYSNPSYHTLSQCPLPAPSAQDRASSSLKVPGTQLFPGMERXYSPEGNATLPPDWKHLGASAMGTRGRQLDRSYXYSHGLRKGDSKEHPWEGLRASASXLASENPYATIKELPLPLPRAHEASYMEMKSPVQREMSYAEIGLLEEPPQQESCPEVPEGPPSRDPPSHYDSPKNSHIPSHYDVPPXRHYPPSPPLRRKDR from the exons ATGCCGCTGCGGGCCGCGGTGCTGGCGCTGCACGCCGCGCTCCTGGCTGCGCTCCGGCCCGGAGACCCCAATGTGTGCAGCTACTGGGAGAG CTTCACGGCGCCGGTGAAGGAATCCTACACCAAACCGCATGTGGTGccctccagccagccctgccccggcGGGCTggggctccccctgccctgcccgcagcaaag GGTGCTGTACCGCACCGAGTACCGCCTGGCCGTGCGCACCGACTACCGGCGGCGCTACCACTGCTGCCAGGGCTACTACGAGAGCCGCGACTCGTGTGTCC ctcactgcagccAGGAGTGCGTCCACGGGCGCTGCGTGGCTCCCGAGCTGTGCCAGTGCGAGCCGGGCTGGCGCGGGCCCAGCTGCTCCAGCG AGTGCGATGAGCATTCCTGGGGGCCCGACTGTGCACGGCGCTGCCCCTGCCACCACGGAGCCCCTTGTGACCCCCTGACcgggctctgctcctgtccccccGGCTTCACCGGCCCCCTGTGCAGCCAGCCGTGCCCACCTGGCACCTacgggcagagctgccagctgtCCTGCCCCTGCCACCACCAGGCTCCCTGCAACGCCTCCACCGGCGCCTGCCTCTGTCCCCCAGGGCTCAGCGGCCCCCT CTGCGAGGTGCCCTGCCCTGAGGGCATGtcctgtgccacctcctgtccGTGCCAGAACGGGGGCATCTGCcacccctccagcagcagcacctgcgtCTGCCCCCACGGATGGATG GGGGAGATCTGCTCCGTGCCGTGCCCACCCGGGCGATTTGGGCCCGGCTGCCAGGGCCGGTGTGGGTGCCACAATGGGGGGCACTGTGACCCCCTCGGGGGGCAGTGCCAGTGCAGCCCTGGCTACACCGGAGAGCA GTGCCAGGAGAGGTGCCCGGCGGGGCGGTATGGGCAGGACTGCCGGGAGAGCTGTGACTGTGCCAACGGTGGGCAGTGCTTCCACGTGGACGGGGGCTGCCTGTGCGAGGCCGGGTTCCAGGGCAGCCGCTGCGAGGagcggcactgccagcccggcctCTACGGGCTGCACTGCGAGAGCCGCTGCCTCTGCCACCCGCAGCACAGCCTCAG CTGCCACCCGATGCTCGGGGAGTGCCTCTGcctgccgggctgggctgggctctacTGCAACGAGAGCTGCCCCCCGGGCTCCTTCGGGGCTGGCTGCCTgcacagctgcctctgcctgcacgGGGGGGTCTGCGACGGGACCACCGGGCACTGCCACTGCCCCCCCGGCTACacg GACGAGCACTgctcctccctgtgtccccccaacaCCTTTGGGGTGAACTGCtcggggctctgctcctgccagcacagcctggcctgcTCCCCTCTCGACGGCTCCTGCTTCTGCAAGGAAG GCTGGCACGGACCtgactgctccctgccctgcccagctggcacTTGGGGTCCCGGCTGCAACCGGAGCTGTGACTGTGCCCATGGGGCACCCTGCGACCCCCAGAGcgggacctgccactgccccccgggctggcagggccctcagtgcctgcagccgTGCCCG aaCGGGACGTTTGGCGCGGGCTGTGGGCAGCGCTGCGTCTGTGCCCACGCTGACGGATGTGACCCCGAGACAGGAGAGTgccactgccagcctggctggacAG ggcagcagtgcaagcagggctgtccccagggctcctggggccgGGGCTGCCTCATGTCCTGTTCGTGCCGCAACGGAGCCTCCTGCTCGCCCCAGGACGGTCCCTGCACCTGCACCCCGGGGTTCCGCGGGCCCAGCTGCCAGCGCC cctgtcccgcCGGCCGCTACGGCAAGCGCTGCTCGCTGAGCTGCTCCTGCGCCAACGGCTCCTGGTGCCACCCCACCAAcggctcctgcctctgcagcCCGGGCTGGCGGGGGCCCCGCTGTGCCCAGC cctgtccccctggcacctttgggctccaGTGTGAGCAGCTCTGCCACT CCCACAACGCCACCTGTGACCCCACCAACGGGACGTGTCCCTGCGCCCCAGGCACGACCGGGCCCCACTGTGAGGCTG GGCATCCTGACGTGCCCTACACCATGGAGCCAGCCCCCCCTGCAGCCTCCAGCCCCCTGGGCATGGTGCTgagcctggtggccctggtggtgctgctggtggccgtGGTGGTCACAGCCCTGTGCTACCACCACTGGCACAAGGACAAGGAGCGGCGGCACCTGGCCGTGGCTTACCGAGCAGGACAGACGGACACCTCTGACTACATGGTGCCAG ATGTGCCCCCCAGCCACCATGCCCACTACTACTCCAACCCCAGCTACCACACGCTGTCCCAGTGCCCGCTGCCAGCCCCCAGTGCCcaggacagagccagcagctccctcaAG GTGCCTGGCacccagctgttccctggcatgGAGA CCTACAGCCCCGAGGGCAATGCCACGCTGCCTCCTGACTGGAAACACCTCGGGGCATCAGCCATGGGCACCAGGG GGAGGCAGCTGGACAGGAGCT ACTACAGCCACGGCCTGAGGAAGGGGGACAGCAAAG AGCACCCCTGGGAGGGGCTGAGGGCCAGCGCCA TCCTGGCCAGTGAGAACCCCTACGCCACCATCAAGGAGCTGCCCCTGCCACTGCCAAGGGCCCACGAGGCCAGCTACATGGAGATGAAATcccctgtgcagagggagatgtcCTACGCCGAGATCGGGCTCCTTGAGGAGCCACCACAGCAGG AGAGCTGTCCTGAAGTGCCTGAGGGCCCCCCCAGCAGAGACCCCCCCAGCCACTACGACTCCCCCAAGAACAGCCACATCCCCAGCCACTATGACGTGCCCC TCCGCCACTACCCCCCGTCCCCACCGCTGCGCAGGAAGGACCgctga